A window of the Eleutherodactylus coqui strain aEleCoq1 chromosome 8, aEleCoq1.hap1, whole genome shotgun sequence genome harbors these coding sequences:
- the LOC136576132 gene encoding uncharacterized protein F54H12.2-like — protein MAFIHDGSVECTKSELDIFTIPPTQTSIEKSLFVEVLPIAALTDNTPLEFFISGSGEYYYDLNNTLLHLTCRIVKQDNTPIADGARVGFINYPIATLFNQVDITLGDRLISQSDNLYSYRAFIETILNYSGQTLASQFTAGLFYKDSAGHHHERTLDGLNVGFAKRAAATHRSKTVELLGPIYGDIFNQPKLILNGLDLKIKLTRNKDSFCLMAADPDGFKVQILHASIFIKRVQVSPAVRIGHSQALLATTAKYTLDRTNLKVFSIAIGSRIATHENLFLGQIPKTVILAFVDNEAFSGSFQKNPLCFHHYSVNHAALYLDGQQIPARPFQPDFEAELAIREYMALVHISGKQRADNSISIDRNEFVSGYTFFAFDLSPDMEPGTHFSLVKTGNLRAEVRFSVPTPHTVNMLVYASSPAILEINHRREVLYDYN, from the coding sequence ATGGCGTTCATACACGACGGATCTGTAGAGTGCACTAAATCTGAGTTGGATATTTTCACCATACCGCCAACGCAGACAAGtattgaaaaatctttatttgttgaAGTCCTGCCTATCGCGGCCCTCACTGACAACACGCCGTTGGAATTCTTCATATCGGGTAGCGGCGAATATTACTACGACTTAAATAACACCCTCCTGCACTTAACCTGTCGTATAGTTAAACAAGATAACACACCCATCGCCGATGGTGCACGTGTGGGCTTTATTAATTACCCAATAGCCACACTTTTTAACCAAGTGGACATCACATTGGGGGATCGACTAATCTCACAATCCGATAATCTTTATAGCTATAGAGCGTTCATCGAGACAATTTTAAATTATAGTGGTCAAACGCTCGCATCCCAATTTACAGCAGGCCTGTTTTACAAGGATTCGGCGGGTCACCACCATGAAAGGACACTCGACGGTCTAAATGTAGGCTTCGCTAAAAGAGCTGCAGCAACACATCGCTCTAAAACTGTGGAGCTTCTGGGGCCTATTTATGGTGATATATTTAACCAACCGAAACTTATCTTGAACGGTCTGGATTTAAAGATAAAACTGACAAGGAATAAAGACTCGTTCTGCTTGATGGCAGCAGACCCTGATGGATTTAAAGTTCAAATCCTTCATGCTTCAATTTTCATCAAGAGAGTACAAGTATCCCCAGCCGTCCGCATAGGCCACAGCCAGGCGCTACTAGCAACCACCGCTAAATATACTTTGGATAGGACGAATCTCAAAGTCTTCAGCATAGCAATCGGAAGCCGTATAGCAACCCATGAAAATTTGTTCCTGGGTCAAATACCTAAAACTGTGATATTAGCctttgtggacaatgaagcctttagcggtAGCTTCCAAAAAAATCCTCTCTGTTTTCACCATTATTCCGTAAACCACGCGGCCTTGTATCTGGATGGTCAACAGATTCCGGCCAGGCCTTTTCAGCCTGATTTTGAGGCCGAATTAGCTATTAGGGAATATATGGCTCTCGTGCATATCTCTGGAAAGCAGCGAGCAGACAACTCGATTTCGATTGACAGAAATGAGTTCGTTAGCGGATACACATTTTTTGCATTCGATCTGTCACCGGACATGGAGCCCGGGACGCACTTCTCGCTCGTTAAAACCGGGAACCTGCGTGCGGAAGTACGCTTCTCAGTCCCTACCCCTCACACGGTTAACATGCTTGTCTACGCGTCAAGTCCCGCTATTCTGGAAATAAATCACAGAAGAGAAGTTCTGTACGATTACAATTAA